The DNA sequence ggtaatactaaaaaaaacgttttttattcAACTACAGTAATACAAGTTTACAGCCATAAAACTTTTTACCTAAATTTcaatacctaaaataataattgcgcGCTAGAAATAAGCAAATAAGACACTAAATAATTCGGATATTTAATAACCTGGTGCTGCTTCCGAATCTCCCCATTGGAAGAAGTTACATCTTGAACCGAGGTCCTTTACACAGCCATAAAAAGTTCGACCTTTATTTGGACCTTCTTTCTGCACCGTTAGTCTGAAAGCATACGCaaattatatgtttacaattcGAAACTTAACGAAatttaacagtatttataaattcacGAAATCCACTAAAAAGCTGCGTTACTTTTTACAAGGCAGCCCGCAGTCGCACTTGACGTCATCATCCCCGCCAGCATTGCTGTCTCGCGACCTTCCTCCCCAGCCCCTGGTTGTGTTGCTGCTGGTCTGGTCGCTGCCTCCCCACGAACTGGACGGCGGAGTGTCGTACGGGTTCTGTACAGTGTCAGTAGACTCCGGCGCCCATAGGAAGAAGTCACAGCCACCGTTGTCTTTACCCACTTGGCATTTGTAAAATTGCTTGCCTGGAAATAGGAAAAGATTTCAATACACTTATGCCAGTAGCGATTGGTAGCTAGGTACTTGGTAGTAAGcaccaaaaaattaataatggGCAAGTTTGTACAGAAAAggagaataattttaaaagaagaaaataactTACCAAAATTCGGCGTTTGTTTTCGTACTGTTAAGACAATAGCCGGTTTGTTACAGCCACAGAGTACGTTATTATCGTCGCCATTTTCACTTCTTGGTAACGGCATCCTTGGCTGGTTGTTCGTTGGATTCGGAGCTCTATTTGCAACAGGCGGAGGTACAAATTGCCTTGGCTGTGCTATATTGGGCCTTGGAGCCGCTGAGGGAATTGAAGGTACCACAGGAATCGGAGGTGTTATAGTACTAGGGCTGTTGCTGTTACTACTTGGGCGACTATTTTGTGATCTATTTACAGTTGTCGCAGTAATGTTTGTGTTTTGAGTTCTTTCAGCTACTTGTCTAACACTGGATAGGTTTATTCTAAGCATTTCTAAGAACGTAGTGTCACACCCGCCTATACAGCCAGTGTAAGGAGATGGATATAGGTGACTTATTTGATTGTTTCgccattcaaattttaacattttgtagttTGGTCCACACTGGAAAATAAATGGGAGAAGATTAAACGTGTAAACATAAGCAGAAGCAAATTcggtttatgaaaaaaaaactatgctTCTTCACTATCGAAGATTTGATAGTTATTTCGATCGTCCGACGAATGGTTACGATTCTGCCCATTGTAAAGGATTGTCCGATCGAGCGTTGTTCTGCTTAACTGCCACTGCACGAATTAGCGGTTCTGTTGGAATCCAACACGAGTAACAACTCGACctcaattttattgaaacagaACTCGATTCCGTGGAGAATTAGCCTGCAGGATTGTTTGACACATAAAATCTTAGTGTTACAGTCAACAAGATATACTCACAACTGAACAAGTTCCAGGTAACACTTGTATGCTCTTGACTAGAGAAGGCAGCCAGACAGCATTCTTGCAACTGGGGTATGACATACAACTTATGTAGAGTTCATCGGCGTTGTTCTTTTTATGTCTCACCACCATGTCTGACCCACATTTAGGACATTTGAAAgctgtaaataaacaatagaaaacaaaattcaataattaaaaaaatatctcataaTTTCCAGGAAGTAACTTTAAAATCGAGTTACTAGGAAATAAACCTTTGTGCCTTGTAATAAGGTTCTCTTTACAGATcaatatttactatatttaggTACCTGCAGGCATGTCCACTGGCATGGTCTCAGCTGACGGAACATACTCGTTCGGCTGCTCGCTGAACCTTTCACCTAACGCAGCGTCGATCTTGTTAGCTTCTAAAGCTACTGTTTGATATACCTCCTTGTATTTTGCTATCTGCAAAAAGGATTGGATTATGTATGGGTTTTTATTGTTTCGATAAGACCTTATATGGGACAACAGTGCTAATAGTTATCCATTACAACCATGATACGAGTTGAATTGGTAACAATTCTATCTAAACACATTTCATTTAggtatttgtaaaatgttatgttaatcatattcataatatatgCTAATTTTTATATACCgtaaaatttttaaacatataccAGAAAATGTAAGTCTTTAGTATGAAATAGCTTGGGAGGTTGCAAGTAATACCTGTTCAGCTAGCACCTGCTGCGGTTGCCGCCTGCCCTCACTGATGGCCTTCAGGTCGGCCTCCAGCTGTGCCCTCAAGTGAGGTTTGGATATAGTGAGGCCCATCGCGTCATAGCCCTCTACGAGGCCCATGCCAAGCAAGCCGGGTACGAAATGTATCGCGTTCGCTAAGGCCACGTAAGATCTGTTCTTTATTGTTTCTATATGTTCCGCGTGTGTTGCATCTGTGCCTGATTACGAGAAAATTGTTTGCAGTTATAGATTATGTTCCGTTACGTTCCGTATATGGGGATATAGGGCTTTGTTGTTcgtagattttttaaataactagtAGTATAGAGGTACAAAGGTGAGTCACCTCTCGGACTCATTAATTAACGTTTTGATCTCCGTTATAGGCCGTTCGTTTAAAATTGAGACAGGTTTGAGTCAAAACAGTGAAGTCTTACCGATTCCATGTTTTTCCATTAGAGCGATGAGATCAGCTTCTGTTAAAAGATTCGGTGGTGAAGTTTGGCCGTCTAACATGTCTATGCTAGTCGGATTGAAGGTTTGcccattctaaaaaaaaatacaactttaaactatcatgaaattttaacaaacttgACAAAGAAAAAGCAGCATTAATATTTACCTGATAAACGTGAATTTCCTTTGAGGACCACTTATCGTAAGGATACACTTCTAAATAGTTTCTTGCTGTTATCATAAGACCACTTGCGTTGAACTTCTCACCGGCTACTTCAATAGACACTGTAGTTTCTTGACCCTGGGCGTCTTTTGAACAACAGGCCAAGAACGAGCGGACTATAAACTCGTATAACCGCTGTTCATTGCCATTTAAAtctatgaaaatatgaaatttgcTGATcagtaggtatttgttttaGTATGTATTTTAGGTTATTGACGATGACGGGCAAGAAGTGAAAAAGAAAGTCGCAGTTTGATTGCTTCATCAGAAGCTATGAGAGGAAGAAGTTATCAAAATAAGTTATATTCCTTAGAGTTTAAAATGCTTTCAGCTGAGTGTCGAGACGAATAATAAATGACTAAAAACCATGTCTCTAAAAAGTAATACAGCTTACTGTTGGTGTACTTTGTAGGATGAATGGGAGGATGGGCCTTGTCGCTCTTGTTCCCTTGCCGCGGGGTCGGCCCCCCACTGTCCAAAATATTCTGTGCAAAAGTCCCCCAGTTGGGGTCTGCCGTCTGGTGCCCCACCAGTTGTCCTAAGTTCATCTCTTTGGGGTACTCATTGGTCTCGGTACGTGGATAACTTATAAACCCCTGCGTGTATAACTTTTCTGCAAGTCGCATCGTCTCCTTTGCGTTAATTTTCAACTTCCTAGATGCGAGTTTTTCAAGTTCCTGGCGAATAAATATAGACATTTGATAATCTAGTTAGAACAGTAGTACCATACAACGCAACAAATACGAGTTGCAAATGTGGATGATACAGACATACGGACAGGTATGCATTCCTTTTGTCGTGTCGTTAGTATGCGACTATACTTGTAGAAAGCAAACACTTTAAAActgacaagtttaaaaaaaaacaatttatttttacaactgCAATTGCTTCTGACAGCCTATTTTGCTACTATGCTTAGTCAAGGCAATAAGTTCAAGTAAAAGTCACTTGTATACATAATTGTTACACAATCGTGGGTGTTCTTAGGGGTGGAGTacaatataacaattatttatttaatctactCACCACTGTATCCAATGGCAGAGGTCTCCATTTCGACTTTGGTTTGGTTTTCACTTCAGAAACCTTCGCCTGGGGGCTTTCTAAGCATACATCATGCAGTACCTGGCACGCATCACGATCGAATAGTCTTATCCTTTCCCATGCGAAATCAACACTCAAGTCATTCATAGTGTGGTTAACTGAAATTTAATGAAAGATAAGGTATTTCGAGAAATATAAAGGCAGaagaaaagatttttgaaaaaaggtAAAAGTTACTATGAAAATGAaagtcatttattaatattgttttcaaaatactacttttcaaaataatattaataaatgacttTCATTTAGTGTAGTAAGTTAGTAAGTCGTTTAATGAAGTAAGTTTCGTGTAATAagttgaattttaaaaactGCCAACCACAAGTATCCTAGCAATTATTGACTGACTTCTTCTGATCCCAAATTGTTCCGATATTGAGACCCGAAGcgtgttttatttgatatgaaCTCACGCAGAATTTCCTTATAAATTTAAACGCGGTCTAGGTTACCTCTTATCTTCCAAAATGGTTCAGGCACAAAGTTCTCGACGGCGCGGTACCTCTCCACAACAAAGCCTAGTGTCGGAAACTGGCAGGAACCATAACTGACTAAACTTTGTGCTAGTTTTGTAGGaaaaactttttgaagtcgtAAGGTTTGAAATCTTGTGAAAGCTGcacctaaaattataaattatgaaaaatgccTTATCACTGAATCATGAACAGGATAAAACAAGTTGCAACCA is a window from the Trichoplusia ni isolate ovarian cell line Hi5 chromosome 3, tn1, whole genome shotgun sequence genome containing:
- the LOC113491870 gene encoding DNA topoisomerase 3-alpha, producing MPFLLTNLPNLIRKLETKNIQSFLRTLSSNIETMKYLNVAEKNDAAKNIAQHLSRGTSRRREGLSQYNKIYEFESEVMGQKCQMVMTSVSGHLLSLEFVGAYKSWQSCSPLALFDAPVFKFCPENYEKIKKTLEREIRSCQGLIIWTDCDREGENIGFEIIDVCKAVKNNLRVFRAKFSEITSVSVWRALQNLEQPNKNISDAVDVRQELDLRIGAAFTRFQTLRLQKVFPTKLAQSLVSYGSCQFPTLGFVVERYRAVENFVPEPFWKIRVNHTMNDLSVDFAWERIRLFDRDACQVLHDVCLESPQAKVSEVKTKPKSKWRPLPLDTVELEKLASRKLKINAKETMRLAEKLYTQGFISYPRTETNEYPKEMNLGQLVGHQTADPNWGTFAQNILDSGGPTPRQGNKSDKAHPPIHPTKYTNNLNGNEQRLYEFIVRSFLACCSKDAQGQETTVSIEVAGEKFNASGLMITARNYLEVYPYDKWSSKEIHVYQNGQTFNPTSIDMLDGQTSPPNLLTEADLIALMEKHGIGTDATHAEHIETIKNRSYVALANAIHFVPGLLGMGLVEGYDAMGLTISKPHLRAQLEADLKAISEGRRQPQQVLAEQIAKYKEVYQTVALEANKIDAALGERFSEQPNEYVPSAETMPVDMPAAFKCPKCGSDMVVRHKKNNADELYISCMSYPSCKNAVWLPSLVKSIQVLPGTCSVCGPNYKMLKFEWRNNQISHLYPSPYTGCIGGCDTTFLEMLRINLSSVRQVAERTQNTNITATTVNRSQNSRPSSNSNSPSTITPPIPVVPSIPSAAPRPNIAQPRQFVPPPVANRAPNPTNNQPRMPLPRSENGDDNNVLCGCNKPAIVLTVRKQTPNFGKQFYKCQVGKDNGGCDFFLWAPESTDTVQNPYDTPPSSSWGGSDQTSSNTTRGWGGRSRDSNAGGDDDVKCDCGLPCKKLTVQKEGPNKGRTFYGCVKDLGSRCNFFQWGDSEAAPAVDWGNSSSNSRGRGRGGGRQPRGERPPRAERQPRGERQPRGGSRLCSLCRQPGHTRGRCPNTQ